A genome region from Anabaena sphaerica FACHB-251 includes the following:
- a CDS encoding FTR1 family iron permease — MNFSTALPTFVITLREGVEAALVVGIVLALLKKAKQSRLNPWVYAGVAVGIVVSALIGILFTGVIKFLGSINPQYTSVVEPILEGVFSLLAIVMLSWMLIWMTKQARFMKAQVEGAVTQALTQNSNAGWGVFSLILVAVVREGFETVLFVAANFQQGLLPSLGALGGLAVAATMGVLLFKWGVKINIRQFFQFMGVLLILIVAGLVVSALQHFDTAMSSLALSSRASENLCFYYEHFTKVHSCILGPIVWNTTKILPDEKFPGIILKSLFGYTDKLYLVQAVGYLVFLLSIGSLYFRSIMGGKSQKQKNVPIPQK, encoded by the coding sequence ATGAATTTTAGTACCGCTTTACCTACTTTTGTTATTACCCTCCGCGAAGGAGTAGAAGCTGCCCTGGTTGTGGGTATTGTCCTAGCATTATTAAAAAAAGCCAAACAATCTCGACTGAACCCTTGGGTATATGCTGGTGTTGCTGTTGGTATTGTTGTTAGTGCTTTAATCGGTATTTTATTCACTGGAGTCATTAAATTTTTAGGATCTATTAACCCTCAATACACCTCTGTAGTTGAACCAATATTAGAAGGTGTTTTTAGTTTGTTAGCAATAGTCATGCTGAGTTGGATGCTGATTTGGATGACTAAACAAGCTAGATTTATGAAAGCGCAAGTTGAAGGAGCAGTTACACAAGCATTAACACAAAACTCAAATGCTGGTTGGGGGGTTTTTAGTTTAATTTTAGTTGCTGTAGTGCGCGAAGGTTTTGAAACCGTTTTATTTGTAGCAGCAAATTTTCAACAAGGTTTATTACCCAGTTTAGGCGCACTTGGTGGTTTAGCAGTAGCAGCAACAATGGGTGTTTTGTTATTTAAATGGGGTGTGAAAATTAATATTCGCCAATTCTTCCAATTCATGGGCGTTTTATTAATTTTAATTGTGGCTGGTTTGGTAGTTTCAGCTTTACAACATTTTGATACTGCCATGTCTAGTTTGGCACTTAGCAGTCGCGCATCTGAAAACCTTTGTTTTTATTACGAACACTTTACTAAAGTTCACTCTTGCATCTTAGGTCCAATTGTTTGGAATACTACCAAAATCTTACCTGATGAAAAGTTTCCTGGTATTATTCTTAAATCTTTATTTGGCTACACAGATAAACTCTATTTAGTGCAAGCAGTAGGATATTTGGTGTTTTTACTAAGCATCGGTAGTTTATATTTCCGCAGTATCATGGGTGGAAAAAGTCAAAAACAAAAAAATGTCCCCATTCCTCAAAAATAG
- a CDS encoding molybdenum cofactor guanylyltransferase — translation MTTVSAIVLAGGKSSRMGKDKALIPIQGIPLLEKVCNVAKSCTDTIYIVTLWPDRYQNLQLPGCEFIQENLSNTQGPLVGFTQGLEKVKTEWVLLLACDLPNLRVEVLQDWVNRLDNVETENIACLVKNTQGWEPLCGFYRSHCLPLLLDFLNQGGRSFQEWLKLYPVAHLPLSEPDMLFNCNTPEDLQQFIAT, via the coding sequence ATGACTACTGTAAGCGCCATAGTTTTAGCAGGTGGTAAAAGTTCCAGGATGGGAAAAGATAAAGCCTTAATTCCTATTCAGGGAATACCCTTATTAGAAAAAGTTTGCAATGTCGCCAAGAGTTGCACTGATACCATATATATAGTCACACTCTGGCCAGACAGATATCAAAATTTGCAGTTACCTGGATGTGAATTTATCCAAGAAAACCTCAGTAACACACAAGGACCCCTAGTAGGTTTTACACAAGGACTGGAGAAAGTAAAAACAGAATGGGTGTTATTGTTAGCTTGTGACTTACCCAACTTGCGAGTTGAAGTGTTGCAAGATTGGGTGAATAGACTAGATAATGTAGAAACAGAAAATATTGCTTGTTTAGTAAAAAATACTCAAGGTTGGGAACCTCTTTGTGGTTTTTATCGCAGTCACTGTTTACCCCTATTATTAGATTTTCTCAACCAAGGGGGACGCTCTTTTCAAGAGTGGCTGAAATTATATCCAGTCGCACATTTACCATTATCAGAACCAGATATGCTATTTAACTGTAATACCCCAGAAGATTTACAGCAATTTATAGCTACTTAA
- a CDS encoding tetratricopeptide repeat protein: MSEYNQAVAKEVNHLAAINNIGFIKYEQGDKEAAIQQWQQAVKINNQSAEATLALAVALYSQGEQKQAYYLAETALKLDKNFAEFHWMKKNLWGQSMITDAQKFLSTPPMRTLLSQLR, translated from the coding sequence ATGTCTGAATATAATCAAGCAGTTGCTAAAGAGGTCAACCACTTAGCAGCTATCAATAATATAGGGTTCATTAAATATGAACAGGGAGACAAGGAAGCAGCGATTCAACAATGGCAACAAGCCGTAAAAATTAACAATCAATCTGCTGAAGCCACTTTAGCTTTAGCGGTAGCTTTGTATAGTCAAGGAGAACAAAAACAGGCTTATTATTTAGCGGAAACTGCATTAAAGTTAGACAAAAACTTTGCAGAGTTTCACTGGATGAAAAAAAATCTTTGGGGTCAAAGTATGATTACTGATGCTCAGAAATTCCTATCTACTCCTCCAATGAGAACTTTATTATCACAGTTGCGTTAG
- a CDS encoding ComEA family DNA-binding protein, translating into MIKSRYILLSIAACVIVFLSSCSENTPTAETPSTPAANTTAQVKEASVHSGHGGKAKININSAILSELDKFEAKLGVPALSNKIQASRPYASPEDLVSKKVITQQQFDEIKDMVTVEEVVLSGEAKDVDYMTKLGLMKGHLLVAKELLEQNQPKQAEPHIGHPVEEIYVDVEEQLNERKVKEFKTNLVSLTDLVKSNPKDAKIKTNFTTSMANVDGAIAALPAEQRSKQEFVLQVINGLLDAANAEYGAAVAKGKITAPIEYQDSRGFVVYSHELYKTISSQMAQANPEAHKAIDTALTELLKVWPAAIPPIQAVKTPDDVTKLVKTIEENTQKVLEKTNTKAQN; encoded by the coding sequence ATGATTAAATCTCGTTACATATTATTATCTATTGCAGCGTGTGTTATAGTTTTTCTGAGTTCTTGTTCAGAAAACACACCCACAGCAGAAACTCCATCTACACCAGCAGCTAACACTACTGCTCAAGTTAAGGAAGCAAGCGTCCACAGTGGTCACGGTGGGAAAGCCAAAATTAATATCAATAGTGCTATTTTGTCCGAATTGGATAAATTTGAAGCTAAACTCGGTGTTCCAGCGTTATCTAACAAAATTCAAGCTAGTCGTCCCTATGCGTCTCCAGAAGATTTAGTCAGCAAAAAAGTCATTACTCAGCAGCAGTTTGACGAAATTAAAGATATGGTAACTGTTGAGGAAGTGGTACTCTCAGGAGAAGCGAAAGATGTTGACTACATGACAAAATTGGGATTAATGAAAGGACATCTTTTAGTAGCCAAAGAACTCCTAGAGCAAAATCAGCCGAAACAAGCCGAACCCCATATTGGACATCCAGTTGAAGAGATTTATGTTGATGTTGAAGAGCAACTAAATGAACGCAAAGTCAAAGAATTTAAAACGAATTTGGTGAGTTTGACTGACTTAGTCAAATCTAATCCTAAAGATGCCAAAATTAAAACTAATTTTACCACTTCGATGGCAAATGTGGATGGTGCGATCGCAGCCTTACCAGCCGAACAACGCTCAAAACAAGAATTTGTGTTACAGGTAATTAATGGGTTGCTAGATGCAGCTAACGCAGAATATGGCGCAGCAGTGGCAAAAGGCAAAATTACCGCACCTATTGAATATCAAGACTCTCGCGGTTTTGTAGTCTACTCCCATGAACTATATAAAACCATTTCTAGCCAAATGGCTCAAGCAAATCCAGAAGCACACAAAGCCATAGATACAGCTTTAACAGAACTGCTGAAAGTTTGGCCTGCTGCTATTCCACCCATCCAAGCGGTGAAAACTCCTGATGATGTTACCAAGTTAGTGAAAACCATAGAGGAAAACACCCAAAAAGTGCTGGAAAAAACTAACACTAAAGCACAAAATTAG
- a CDS encoding CbtB domain-containing protein, with the protein MTAFSPSSVLQKTAGITLSKPVQVTLYMMLSSLVIWTVFFSNYPPAHNTAHSARHHTLGVACH; encoded by the coding sequence ATGACTGCTTTTTCTCCTAGTTCAGTATTGCAAAAGACCGCAGGTATTACTCTATCTAAGCCTGTTCAGGTAACGCTGTATATGATGTTATCGTCTTTAGTCATCTGGACTGTCTTTTTCTCCAACTATCCTCCGGCTCATAATACAGCACACTCAGCGCGTCACCATACATTAGGTGTTGCTTGTCACTAA
- a CDS encoding ferritin-like domain-containing protein, with protein sequence MQELDHQKTIDILNAIMEFELAGVVRYTHYSLMVTGPNRIPIVAFFKAQASESLLHAQQVGEILTGLEGHPTLRIAPMEETFKHTVKDILKESLSHEKKALDMYKSLLETVTDASIYLEEFARGMIGQEEMHNLELKKMLRDFS encoded by the coding sequence ATGCAAGAACTCGACCACCAAAAGACAATTGACATACTCAACGCCATCATGGAATTTGAACTAGCTGGGGTAGTTCGCTACACCCATTATTCCTTGATGGTGACTGGGCCAAACCGCATCCCAATTGTAGCTTTTTTCAAAGCCCAAGCTAGTGAATCTTTGCTTCATGCCCAACAAGTAGGAGAAATTCTCACAGGTTTAGAGGGACATCCTACTCTAAGAATCGCCCCAATGGAAGAAACTTTCAAACATACAGTCAAGGATATCTTGAAAGAAAGTTTATCCCATGAAAAGAAAGCTCTAGATATGTACAAAAGTCTTCTAGAAACCGTCACTGATGCCAGCATCTATCTAGAAGAATTCGCCCGCGGCATGATTGGACAAGAAGAGATGCACAATCTCGAACTGAAAAAAATGTTGCGCGATTTCAGCTAA
- a CDS encoding ABC transporter substrate-binding protein translates to MRWKSSAIALILTLFLFSCTTTTNQKPSAESDIITEQILPKSAAKRVVALSSLSADIISHLDPNKLVGITGSSLFKNDSRFKDIPRVSEGQNAPNLEKIVSLKPDLVIGAAGFSDVPLQKLKQLKIPTLSTKINSWKSLEELTKTLAKKIDVDPQPLLTSYKKLLPEQQNQTSSTLILVSRQPILTPNKNSWAGDLMSKFGAKNIAAELQGNSPIGGYVTLSAEKVLEANPEVLIVVNAEPRLLDSLKKEPFWQKLRATKNNRVYVFDYYGLVNPGSIDAIEKTCQELKKIL, encoded by the coding sequence ATGCGTTGGAAATCATCTGCAATAGCACTCATCTTAACTCTTTTCTTATTCTCCTGTACCACAACAACAAATCAAAAACCATCAGCAGAATCAGATATCATCACAGAACAAATATTACCAAAAAGTGCAGCTAAAAGAGTTGTTGCACTTTCGTCACTCTCTGCTGATATTATCTCTCATTTAGATCCAAATAAGTTAGTAGGAATTACTGGTAGTAGCTTATTTAAAAATGACTCTAGATTTAAAGATATTCCTCGTGTTAGCGAGGGGCAAAATGCACCAAATTTAGAAAAAATTGTTTCTTTGAAACCAGATTTAGTGATTGGTGCAGCAGGTTTTTCTGACGTACCTTTGCAAAAACTCAAGCAGTTAAAAATACCGACTTTATCCACAAAAATAAATAGCTGGAAATCTTTAGAAGAATTAACTAAAACACTAGCTAAAAAAATTGATGTAGACCCCCAACCGTTATTAACTAGTTACAAAAAACTTTTACCTGAACAGCAAAATCAAACTTCATCTACGTTAATTTTGGTAAGTCGTCAACCGATTCTAACACCAAATAAAAACAGTTGGGCTGGAGATTTAATGTCCAAGTTTGGAGCGAAAAATATCGCCGCTGAATTACAAGGTAATAGTCCCATTGGTGGATATGTGACACTTTCTGCTGAGAAAGTATTAGAAGCAAATCCAGAAGTTTTAATTGTCGTTAATGCTGAACCGAGGCTTTTAGATTCCTTGAAAAAAGAACCTTTTTGGCAGAAATTACGAGCCACTAAAAATAATCGAGTGTATGTTTTTGATTATTACGGATTAGTAAATCCTGGTAGTATAGATGCGATTGAAAAAACTTGTCAGGAGTTGAAGAAAATATTGTGA
- a CDS encoding transposase family protein: MEENLSNLLNLPGVTVEFWHYSHSSVSFNLSIIVSGIHCPHCRKYTAELHQVRPILVRDLPTFGKQVYLNLPRRQFYCRFCQRYVTEQLEFINWRRKYTKRYEDSRRSPGNEYLN; the protein is encoded by the coding sequence ATGGAAGAAAATTTAAGCAATTTACTAAACTTACCAGGAGTAACAGTAGAATTTTGGCATTATTCACACAGTTCCGTTAGTTTTAATTTGAGCATTATTGTCTCAGGAATTCACTGTCCTCATTGCCGTAAATATACAGCAGAATTACATCAAGTTAGACCTATTTTAGTTAGAGATTTACCCACTTTTGGTAAACAAGTTTACTTGAATTTACCGCGTCGTCAGTTTTATTGTCGATTTTGTCAACGTTACGTCACAGAACAACTAGAATTTATTAATTGGCGCAGAAAGTACACAAAAAGATACGAAGATTCCAGGCGTTCACCTGGGAATGAGTATCTGAATTAA
- a CDS encoding multicopper oxidase domain-containing protein, whose product MSDNFTLGKEKFWNRRQLLKLGIAAGGTIGAAALWQMMNVKNHAKVRIPSMEMDASTNNGVNPMQMLRNFDYGTLKQENGRTIREFQLTAGTSTIQLNSAVSYNIWDLNGRIPGPTLRAKAGERVRVLFLNKAGHSHSLHFHGVHPSDMDGVRPISNGKATIYEFDAEPYGVHLYHCHIQPVTRHIAKGLYGMFIIDPPKPRPPADEIVLVMSGYDVNDDNRNEYYAFNGVPHHYMHHPIQIYQNQLIRLYVLNIIEFDPAVTFHLHANFFDVYRSGMTMTPSEKTDVLTMGVAERHILEFAFRYPGKYMFHPHQDAVAENGCMGQFEVIAEKDTKTPVKQT is encoded by the coding sequence ATGTCTGACAACTTTACTCTGGGTAAAGAGAAATTTTGGAATCGCCGTCAATTGCTAAAACTGGGGATAGCCGCTGGTGGTACGATTGGTGCAGCTGCACTTTGGCAGATGATGAATGTAAAAAACCATGCCAAGGTTAGAATTCCATCAATGGAAATGGACGCATCTACTAACAATGGTGTCAACCCCATGCAGATGCTACGCAATTTCGATTATGGAACACTCAAGCAAGAAAATGGCCGCACTATTCGAGAATTTCAGTTAACTGCTGGTACTTCCACAATTCAGCTTAACAGTGCTGTCTCATACAATATTTGGGATTTAAATGGTCGTATCCCTGGTCCAACGTTACGGGCAAAAGCAGGGGAACGGGTACGAGTATTATTTCTCAATAAAGCTGGACATTCCCATTCTTTGCATTTTCATGGGGTTCATCCTTCAGATATGGATGGGGTGCGTCCAATTAGTAACGGTAAAGCAACTATATATGAATTTGATGCTGAACCCTATGGCGTTCACTTGTATCACTGCCATATTCAACCAGTTACCCGTCACATTGCTAAGGGTTTGTATGGAATGTTTATTATTGATCCTCCTAAACCCCGTCCCCCTGCTGATGAAATTGTACTGGTAATGTCTGGGTATGATGTGAATGATGATAACCGGAATGAATATTACGCATTTAATGGTGTGCCGCATCACTATATGCACCATCCTATCCAGATTTATCAAAATCAATTAATTCGGTTATATGTTCTAAATATTATTGAATTTGACCCAGCTGTAACGTTTCACCTCCACGCCAATTTTTTTGATGTTTATCGTTCTGGGATGACTATGACTCCCAGTGAAAAAACGGATGTTTTAACTATGGGTGTTGCAGAAAGGCACATTTTGGAATTTGCGTTTCGTTATCCGGGTAAGTATATGTTTCATCCGCATCAGGATGCTGTGGCTGAAAACGGATGTATGGGACAGTTTGAAGTCATAGCTGAAAAAGATACTAAAACTCCCGTCAAGCAAACCTGA